The following are encoded together in the Diabrotica undecimpunctata isolate CICGRU chromosome 7, icDiaUnde3, whole genome shotgun sequence genome:
- the LOC140446310 gene encoding protein FAM200B-like: MSAPKKKCRQYSTEYLKYGFIELPGNKHLPLCLICAKSLSNESMKPPRLMDHLKRIHPEKSDRPVQYFAELKAKYERRVTVGSLIAKATKKNDKGLLASYKVSFLIAKSGKPHTIGEELILPAVKEIVDTMLVLSQASPVTDAVPLRNNTVSRRIDEMEANIEDVLCNKLKSGEFTVQLDESTLSDSIALLLSYVRGNAIC, from the exons ATGTCAGCACCTAAAAAAAAGTGCCGGCAGTACTCAACGGAGTATTTGAAATATGGATTCATTGAATTGCCAGGAAATAAGCATCTACCATTGTGTCTTATTTGTGCAAAATCTTTGTCAAACGAATCCATGAAGCCGCCTCGTCTTATGGATCACTTGAAGAGGATTCATCCAGAGAAGTCAGACAGACCCGTCCAATATTTTGCG GAGCTCAAGGCAAAGTATGAAAGGCGAGTTACTGTTGGGTCATTGATTGCAAAAGCTACCAAGAAAAACGACAAGGGTTTACTTGCTTCCTACAAGGTATCATTCTTAATAGCAAAAAGTGGCAAGCCGCACACAATTGGAGAAGAACTCATCCTCCCAGCTGTCAAAGAGATAGTTGATACTATGTTGGTACTCAGTCAGGCCAGCCCAGTAACAGATGCAGTTCCTCTCCGCAATAATACTGTCTCCAGAAGGATTGATGAAATGGAAGCGAATATCGAAGATGttctctgcaacaaattgaaaagcGGAGAGTTTACTGTGCAACTTGACGAGAGTACCCTGAGTGACAGCATAGCTTTGCTGCTGTCATATGTCCGAGGAAATGCTATTTGTTAG